Proteins co-encoded in one Bremerella sp. TYQ1 genomic window:
- a CDS encoding GNAT family N-acetyltransferase: MNTRSLDFSEVEQLVRWAADEGWNPGIQDAKNLWAADEAGFMAIDVEGEMAGAGAAFYHGPAYGFMGLFIMRPEFRGQGLGRKLWFARRDRLQERLSAGGTIGMDAVTHMIPFYAKGGFEPFTRHCRFMLDPTQVSIEANEDVFELTNADWTEVESLDRNGFPCQRTKYLSTWIAQAGAFALGIRGVNGLSGYAVIRPCQSGWKIGPLISEDARQARKLLHACVQRAQDGPVYLDVPENNPNAWTLCKDLGMQQVFECTRMYLGAVPEMEHQMIYGVTSLEAG; encoded by the coding sequence ATGAATACGCGAAGTTTGGATTTTTCCGAAGTCGAGCAGCTTGTCCGTTGGGCAGCGGACGAAGGATGGAATCCGGGAATTCAAGACGCCAAAAATCTCTGGGCAGCTGATGAAGCTGGTTTCATGGCGATCGACGTCGAAGGAGAAATGGCTGGAGCAGGTGCCGCCTTTTATCATGGCCCTGCCTACGGCTTCATGGGTTTGTTTATTATGCGTCCAGAGTTTCGTGGCCAAGGGCTGGGTAGAAAGCTTTGGTTTGCACGGAGGGATCGATTGCAAGAGCGGCTTAGCGCTGGCGGCACGATTGGGATGGATGCTGTGACTCATATGATCCCCTTTTATGCCAAAGGGGGCTTCGAGCCTTTTACTCGGCATTGCCGGTTCATGTTGGATCCAACGCAGGTATCGATCGAAGCGAACGAGGACGTGTTCGAATTGACGAATGCTGATTGGACGGAGGTCGAATCGTTGGACCGAAACGGTTTTCCATGTCAGCGGACTAAGTATTTGTCGACTTGGATAGCGCAAGCTGGCGCGTTTGCACTCGGAATCAGAGGCGTTAATGGTCTGTCCGGATATGCGGTGATACGACCATGTCAAAGTGGTTGGAAGATTGGTCCACTGATATCCGAGGACGCACGTCAAGCACGTAAGTTATTACATGCTTGTGTGCAGCGTGCCCAGGATGGTCCAGTTTATTTGGATGTGCCAGAGAACAATCCTAACGCGTGGACGTTATGCAAAGACTTGGGAATGCAGCAAGTCTTTGAGTGCACGCGTATGTACCTAGGTGCGGTGCCAGAGATGGAGCACCAAATGATTTACGGTGTAACGAGTCTTGAGGCAGGCTAA
- a CDS encoding SGNH/GDSL hydrolase family protein, with amino-acid sequence MKIAHWSLAGAILLLLSQTNLLLAQDDVTWHDVTTWGVEGRILPDQERARWFDRLPASAEGKVTPAVWSLSRDSAGMVVRFKSDATDFWIDYKLKDGGIAMPHMPATGVSGVDLYAKDDAGKWKWVAVTKPTAQVVKTKWIGGLAPGEREYAAFLPLYNGIDYLKIGVKPEVKLEGLAPRKKPIVFYGTSITHGACASRPGMVHTAILGRWFDRPVVNLGFSGNGKMHEEVADYLVQVDAAVYVVDCLPNMGPSDVETRCVPLVQQIRAAKPDTPIILVEDRRNTNDWILLARSKHHTANHAALKAAYKQLTDAGVTNLYYIEGDNLYGDDTEGATDASHASDLGFMRQAEIFKPVLEKALSSN; translated from the coding sequence ATGAAAATTGCCCACTGGTCGCTTGCCGGTGCGATTCTGCTTCTCTTATCTCAAACAAACCTGCTTTTGGCCCAAGACGATGTTACCTGGCACGATGTCACAACATGGGGTGTAGAAGGGAGAATTCTGCCGGATCAAGAGCGTGCTCGCTGGTTCGATCGATTACCAGCCTCAGCAGAAGGCAAAGTGACTCCAGCCGTTTGGAGCCTCAGCCGAGACAGTGCCGGTATGGTGGTACGCTTTAAATCTGATGCAACCGATTTCTGGATCGACTATAAGCTCAAAGATGGTGGCATCGCGATGCCCCATATGCCAGCCACCGGCGTTAGTGGAGTTGATCTCTACGCTAAAGACGATGCCGGCAAATGGAAGTGGGTAGCGGTAACCAAACCAACGGCTCAAGTTGTGAAGACGAAGTGGATCGGCGGCCTCGCTCCCGGCGAGCGAGAATACGCCGCTTTTCTGCCTCTCTATAACGGTATCGATTACCTGAAAATTGGCGTAAAGCCGGAAGTGAAATTGGAAGGTCTTGCTCCTCGTAAGAAGCCAATCGTGTTTTACGGTACCAGCATCACACATGGCGCCTGTGCCAGTCGTCCAGGAATGGTCCACACGGCAATTCTCGGCCGATGGTTCGATCGCCCAGTGGTCAATCTCGGGTTTTCGGGTAACGGAAAGATGCATGAAGAAGTCGCTGACTACCTCGTGCAAGTCGACGCCGCGGTTTACGTGGTCGACTGTTTGCCCAATATGGGACCCTCCGACGTTGAAACTCGCTGCGTTCCGCTTGTGCAACAAATCCGGGCAGCAAAACCAGACACGCCGATTATTCTGGTTGAAGATCGACGCAACACGAATGACTGGATTTTACTGGCTCGAAGCAAACATCACACCGCAAATCATGCGGCCCTCAAAGCAGCCTACAAACAACTAACGGATGCCGGTGTAACCAACTTGTATTACATCGAAGGAGACAACTTATACGGCGATGACACAGAAGGTGCGACCGACGCTTCGCACGCGAGTGATTTAGGATTCATGCGTCAGGCCGAGATCTTCAAGCCTGTCCTTGAGAAAGCCCTGAGCTCGAACTAA
- a CDS encoding arylamine N-acetyltransferase: MALSAVGWSVLIEQQNFAETVSMVTNDNKSVSRGENTIDLDAYLHRIGYDGSRDTSLEVLNGIVHAHVLTIPFENLDVLMGRPIRLDAASLQKKLVKDRRGGYCFEQNGLLLHVLESMGFQVRTLSARVMFGYPRGTITPRTHLVVRVDLNGNSYLADVGVGGLSPTAVLRLELDTELPTPHETRRIIREGALYFHQAQLGGNWEDIYQLTLEEMPLIDRQVANWYTSTHPDSRFRNILMVAKAAPDGVRLTMLNDEFSIRDAQGYATKYPIGSKKEMLDILAEHFDMHLPIDSAIKVPAISLLRHD; the protein is encoded by the coding sequence TTGGCACTTAGTGCGGTAGGTTGGTCCGTTCTCATAGAACAGCAGAACTTTGCCGAAACGGTCTCGATGGTAACCAACGATAATAAGTCAGTTTCCCGCGGCGAGAATACAATTGATTTGGATGCCTACCTGCACCGAATTGGATATGACGGTAGCCGCGACACAAGTCTTGAAGTATTGAACGGCATCGTGCATGCCCATGTTCTGACAATTCCGTTTGAAAATCTCGACGTTTTGATGGGACGCCCGATCCGGCTGGATGCGGCGTCGCTGCAAAAGAAGCTGGTGAAAGATCGTCGCGGTGGGTACTGCTTCGAGCAAAATGGCTTATTGCTGCACGTTCTCGAGTCTATGGGATTTCAGGTCAGAACTCTCAGTGCCAGGGTAATGTTCGGTTATCCCCGAGGAACCATTACCCCTCGGACCCATCTCGTAGTACGCGTGGATTTGAACGGCAACAGCTATCTGGCCGATGTTGGCGTTGGTGGTTTAAGTCCAACGGCAGTACTTCGTTTGGAACTGGATACAGAGTTGCCCACGCCACACGAGACACGGCGAATTATCAGGGAAGGTGCACTCTATTTTCATCAGGCCCAGCTAGGTGGTAACTGGGAGGATATCTATCAGCTGACGCTAGAAGAGATGCCGCTGATCGATCGCCAGGTTGCCAACTGGTACACATCGACTCATCCAGATTCTCGCTTCAGAAACATCTTGATGGTTGCGAAAGCAGCCCCTGATGGTGTGCGATTGACGATGCTCAACGACGAATTTTCCATTCGTGATGCTCAAGGCTACGCAACGAAATATCCTATAGGTTCGAAAAAGGAAATGCTCGACATCTTAGCCGAGCATTTCGATATGCACTTACCAATAGATTCGGCAATTAAAGTGCCTGCGATCTCGTTGCTTCGTCACGATTAG
- a CDS encoding DUF1559 domain-containing protein: MNCDVIASRRSFASRRGFTLVELLVVIAIIGVLIALLLPAVQQAREAARRMQCSNNLKQIGLGLHNFHDTYGNLPPGGSRSGHGGYTWGTFILPFIEQTAVWDEILDEAGNYPPDPTGKSGSIYCGCHEYGVWTTPGPEANVLDMFVCPSDTLPEVRPGTDMGHQCGKSNYAGSLGWGHGSNNGMFNRFISSVRGFRDVTDGLSNTIAIGEVGGGRTAGAPNGENPTYPVWAGSPKGGSGTSLTHWGPLREAWHGVPINLGNGGGPAADPDSWDKGFGSLHPGGAMFLYGDGSVHFLAETINLDAYDNLGQMNDGNVITN; encoded by the coding sequence ATGAACTGCGACGTCATTGCCTCACGACGGTCGTTTGCCTCGCGACGTGGATTTACTCTTGTCGAACTATTGGTCGTTATTGCCATTATTGGCGTTCTTATCGCATTGCTGTTGCCTGCGGTTCAACAAGCTCGAGAAGCTGCTCGCCGTATGCAGTGCTCGAATAACCTAAAGCAGATCGGTCTTGGCCTGCACAACTTTCACGATACCTACGGTAACTTGCCTCCAGGCGGCAGCCGCTCTGGTCATGGTGGTTACACATGGGGAACGTTCATTCTGCCGTTTATTGAGCAAACGGCCGTCTGGGACGAAATTCTCGACGAAGCCGGTAACTACCCTCCCGATCCAACGGGAAAGTCGGGTTCGATCTATTGTGGCTGTCACGAATATGGTGTCTGGACAACTCCAGGTCCCGAAGCCAACGTCTTGGATATGTTTGTCTGTCCGTCGGATACGTTGCCGGAAGTTCGTCCAGGCACCGACATGGGACACCAGTGTGGTAAGTCGAACTACGCCGGCAGCTTGGGCTGGGGACATGGCTCGAACAATGGCATGTTCAATCGTTTCATTTCTTCGGTCCGTGGATTTCGCGATGTGACGGATGGCTTGTCTAACACGATTGCCATTGGCGAAGTGGGTGGCGGACGAACGGCAGGAGCTCCTAACGGAGAAAACCCAACCTATCCCGTTTGGGCTGGAAGCCCTAAGGGGGGCAGCGGTACCTCGTTGACTCACTGGGGACCGCTACGCGAAGCCTGGCACGGAGTCCCTATCAATCTAGGCAATGGTGGCGGGCCAGCGGCTGATCCCGATTCGTGGGACAAAGGTTTTGGAAGCCTTCACCCAGGTGGAGCGATGTTCCTATATGGCGATGGCTCGGTACACTTCCTTGCTGAAACGATCAACCTGGACGCGTACGACAACTTGGGTCAAATGAACGATGGCAACGTGATCACCAACTAA
- a CDS encoding AraC family transcriptional regulator produces the protein MTDHRSFFHYLPITDQDMEFGFYVTGGGCGTVPPDSDYPPNQHPGVYQFSWERGRELPEFQIQFISDGRGEYDSKVTGHIDIEPPTLFLLFPGVWHRYRPIRRIGWHERWISIHGEFMHRLYENGLISPSRAFAKLHPGQVAPFLETFDRLLDRIHGDPLRHTPAVCANAMELLTLALERLPKPDPTASIAPKGRTSPVADPIVNRALDIIWTRSDRPLSVNQLVSTLPTTRRTLERKMMAHLGHTVLDEINHCRLFRAKRLLTETGLPIKSIAYLAGFSSQERLRRLMISEEGCPPGEYRRRSRDGT, from the coding sequence GTGACTGACCATCGTAGTTTTTTCCACTATTTGCCGATCACGGACCAAGACATGGAATTCGGTTTCTATGTCACGGGAGGTGGCTGTGGAACGGTCCCGCCAGACTCAGACTATCCACCAAACCAACACCCCGGTGTCTACCAATTCTCTTGGGAGCGTGGTCGCGAGTTGCCAGAGTTTCAGATTCAATTCATTAGTGACGGCCGCGGAGAGTACGACTCAAAGGTTACTGGGCATATCGATATCGAACCGCCAACGCTCTTCTTACTTTTCCCAGGCGTGTGGCATCGCTATCGGCCAATTCGCCGCATCGGCTGGCACGAACGCTGGATCTCTATTCATGGCGAGTTCATGCATCGGCTGTACGAAAACGGTCTGATTTCTCCGTCGCGGGCTTTTGCCAAACTTCATCCTGGGCAAGTCGCTCCATTTCTTGAAACGTTCGATCGCCTTCTCGATCGGATTCACGGCGATCCACTTCGGCATACTCCAGCCGTGTGTGCCAATGCGATGGAACTCTTAACGCTTGCCCTGGAGCGTCTACCGAAGCCTGATCCGACGGCGTCCATAGCTCCCAAAGGAAGAACTAGCCCTGTGGCCGATCCGATTGTTAATCGTGCGTTAGATATCATTTGGACACGGAGCGATCGTCCACTTTCAGTCAATCAATTGGTTAGTACGCTTCCCACAACCAGGCGAACACTAGAGCGAAAGATGATGGCCCACCTCGGCCATACTGTTTTGGACGAAATCAATCATTGCCGACTTTTTCGTGCTAAACGTCTGCTAACCGAGACCGGTCTACCGATCAAATCGATTGCCTACTTGGCAGGGTTTAGCAGCCAGGAACGCTTGCGCCGTTTAATGATCTCTGAAGAAGGTTGCCCACCTGGCGAGTATCGTAGACGAAGCCGCGATGGCACTTAG
- a CDS encoding DNA-3-methyladenine glycosylase I, translating to MPQPMEKQRCRWAGADGQMQAYHDEEWGVPEFDSRRLWEMLMLEGFQAGLSWITVLRKREAFREAFAGFDPVKVARFRETRVEKLLDNAAIVRSRAKIEATIQGAKIFCAMSKQGEDFSDYCWAFSGRKTIQGNGKSVPVSTPLSETISKDLKLRGFKFVGPTIVYAWMQAIGMVNDHSQTCFRRNEVS from the coding sequence ATGCCGCAACCAATGGAAAAGCAACGCTGCCGCTGGGCCGGGGCCGATGGGCAGATGCAGGCCTACCATGATGAGGAATGGGGTGTACCCGAATTCGATTCGCGCCGTCTCTGGGAAATGCTGATGCTGGAAGGATTTCAGGCAGGACTTTCCTGGATAACCGTGCTTAGAAAACGAGAGGCATTTCGAGAAGCGTTTGCAGGGTTTGATCCAGTAAAAGTGGCACGTTTTCGAGAGACCCGCGTGGAGAAGCTCTTAGATAACGCCGCAATTGTTCGCTCACGTGCCAAAATTGAAGCGACTATTCAAGGTGCGAAGATCTTTTGTGCGATGTCGAAGCAGGGAGAAGACTTCAGCGATTACTGCTGGGCGTTTTCTGGTCGTAAGACGATTCAGGGCAATGGGAAGTCTGTGCCTGTATCGACTCCTTTGTCCGAAACGATCTCAAAGGACTTGAAACTCCGCGGTTTCAAGTTTGTAGGGCCGACGATTGTGTATGCCTGGATGCAAGCGATCGGTATGGTCAACGACCATTCTCAGACTTGCTTTCGCCGCAATGAGGTTTCGTAG
- a CDS encoding arylsulfatase: MNRILSSKLLLCLALLLVSSSAVEAEQRPNIIIMMVDDLGFSDFGCYGSEIETPNIDALAQNGLRFRNFYNTGKCHSSRVSLLTGLYCDQAGSESLKRGVTIAEVLGQSGYTTAMVGKWHLSKQPTDFGFQRYFGHLSGATNFFTGDETFRLNGEKWDDFGDDFYTTDANLKWAKTFLNESLTESPDKPFFLYIAQNAPHYPLHVREEDYRKYENRYREGWDQLRSERYQRQLEMGLIPKDWALSPRPELVPEWDALTEEQRDWERRRMAAFAGMVDRIDQTTGKLVEFLKEKQVFDNTLILICSDNGACPFDRTRGKQYEPWDPRSYWCYDTGWSHVGNTPFRLHKQNQHEGGISSPLIVHWPDGLKTKPGTISSQPGHLIDFMATCVDVGNSKYPSDWPGRKLEPLQGKSLVPILQDQTREPHEFLYFHFATNRAIRLGKWKVVTHRASRWELYDIEKDGTELNDLAAENPALVEELSQLWHKTASEIDHLPEKQTKPVSGKKPPLLKKEGTPAK, from the coding sequence ATGAATCGTATTCTCTCCTCGAAGTTACTTCTTTGTCTGGCCCTATTGTTAGTTTCAAGTTCCGCGGTCGAAGCGGAGCAGCGCCCCAATATCATTATCATGATGGTCGACGATCTGGGTTTTTCTGATTTCGGTTGCTACGGCAGCGAAATCGAAACTCCCAACATCGATGCACTCGCCCAAAATGGACTTCGTTTTCGCAACTTCTATAACACCGGAAAGTGCCACTCTTCACGTGTTTCATTGCTGACCGGACTTTATTGCGATCAAGCAGGCAGCGAGTCGCTTAAGCGTGGCGTCACAATCGCCGAAGTCCTCGGCCAATCGGGCTATACCACGGCAATGGTTGGCAAATGGCATCTTAGCAAGCAGCCAACCGACTTTGGCTTTCAGCGCTACTTTGGCCACCTTTCCGGGGCTACGAACTTCTTCACCGGCGATGAAACGTTTCGCCTTAATGGTGAGAAGTGGGATGACTTCGGCGACGATTTTTACACAACCGATGCCAATCTTAAGTGGGCGAAGACGTTCCTCAACGAGTCCCTAACCGAATCGCCAGACAAACCGTTTTTCCTTTATATCGCCCAGAACGCACCCCATTATCCGTTGCATGTTCGGGAAGAAGACTATCGCAAATATGAAAACCGCTACCGTGAAGGGTGGGACCAGCTTCGATCGGAACGTTATCAGCGTCAGTTGGAGATGGGGCTGATACCTAAAGATTGGGCTCTTTCGCCTCGTCCCGAACTCGTCCCGGAATGGGACGCTTTGACGGAGGAACAGCGAGACTGGGAGCGCCGTCGCATGGCAGCATTTGCTGGCATGGTCGACCGAATCGATCAGACGACAGGAAAGCTTGTCGAGTTCTTGAAGGAGAAACAGGTCTTCGACAACACGCTGATATTGATTTGTTCCGACAATGGTGCGTGCCCCTTTGATCGAACGCGCGGCAAGCAATACGAACCATGGGATCCTCGCTCTTACTGGTGCTACGACACTGGCTGGTCACACGTCGGCAATACCCCGTTTCGGCTACATAAACAAAATCAGCACGAGGGAGGCATTTCGTCTCCTCTTATCGTGCATTGGCCGGACGGTTTGAAAACCAAACCTGGCACAATTTCGTCGCAGCCAGGTCATCTGATCGATTTTATGGCCACATGCGTTGACGTTGGAAATTCGAAGTACCCGAGTGACTGGCCCGGCCGAAAATTAGAACCCCTGCAAGGCAAATCACTCGTGCCGATCTTACAAGACCAGACACGTGAGCCGCACGAATTTCTGTATTTCCACTTCGCAACGAACCGCGCGATCAGGCTGGGGAAATGGAAAGTCGTAACCCACCGTGCCTCTCGCTGGGAGCTCTACGACATTGAAAAGGATGGCACCGAACTGAACGATCTCGCCGCAGAAAATCCGGCACTCGTCGAAGAGTTATCACAGTTGTGGCATAAAACGGCATCCGAAATCGATCACTTGCCGGAAAAGCAGACCAAACCGGTTTCTGGTAAAAAACCTCCTCTACTTAAGAAGGAAGGAACACCTGCGAAGTGA
- a CDS encoding bestrophin family protein has protein sequence MIVTEKDSWFGMIFAVHGTTMEHIWPRIAIVFVWSILITFVAYVFPDHAYSLTMAPFTVVGLALAIFLGFRNTAAYDRYWEGRKLWGRMVNVCRSFTMQINTLIDDPNASDSPDVKERRQVMAIEMIAYIHALRHRLRESDAGEEISKFLPNDDQLAHDLKQDNLPAAIADRISRNINAAWREGKLDTYHVPLLHECLTEMLAIQGGCERIKSTPIPFTYSVLTHRSVFIYCMALPCGLHDTVHLMTPLVVGLVAYFFLGLDAVGDEIEQPFMTDDNDLPLLQLTTMIERNIRQLSGQPEEDLPAPITPVDHLLT, from the coding sequence ATGATCGTCACAGAAAAAGACAGCTGGTTCGGTATGATCTTCGCCGTTCATGGAACGACGATGGAACACATCTGGCCACGCATTGCGATTGTGTTCGTGTGGTCGATCTTGATCACATTCGTTGCTTATGTTTTTCCGGACCACGCCTATTCGCTGACGATGGCTCCGTTCACGGTCGTTGGTCTGGCGTTGGCCATTTTTCTTGGCTTTCGAAACACGGCGGCTTACGACCGGTACTGGGAAGGACGAAAGCTCTGGGGCCGGATGGTCAATGTCTGTCGCAGTTTCACTATGCAGATTAATACGTTGATCGACGATCCCAATGCCTCGGATTCGCCAGACGTGAAAGAGCGTCGACAGGTCATGGCGATCGAGATGATCGCCTATATCCATGCACTTAGGCATCGATTACGCGAATCCGATGCCGGTGAGGAAATAAGCAAGTTTCTTCCCAACGATGACCAACTTGCCCATGATTTGAAACAGGATAACCTACCGGCCGCCATTGCTGATCGCATTTCACGGAACATCAACGCGGCCTGGCGGGAAGGTAAGTTAGATACGTACCATGTGCCGCTCTTGCATGAATGCCTAACGGAGATGCTGGCCATTCAAGGAGGTTGCGAGCGGATCAAGAGCACGCCAATTCCTTTTACTTACAGCGTGCTGACGCACCGTTCTGTGTTTATTTACTGCATGGCACTTCCCTGCGGCCTACACGACACCGTTCATCTTATGACACCTCTAGTGGTCGGCCTGGTCGCCTACTTTTTTCTCGGTCTCGATGCGGTCGGCGACGAAATCGAGCAGCCATTCATGACCGACGACAACGATCTTCCACTGTTGCAACTGACCACCATGATCGAACGCAACATTCGCCAACTGTCAGGTCAACCAGAAGAAGACCTGCCAGCACCAATCACACCGGTCGACCATTTATTGACGTAA